TGTTAGACCCGCGGTATACATGTTGGCCATCAGAATAAAACTCCTAAAGCTCTGTTTTCAAAATCATGAGTATCGTCAAAAAGGTATGTATATAAAATGCAAAGTGCTGCTAATCGTGAAAATGTAAAAcggtttcaatgaaaaattgaaaatttattCTAATCAGCAGCCATGCACAGAGTGTGTTTAATCATCGCAGTAACTCATATTTTTCATCACTGATTCAACACCGGTGCTCTTAAATAAAACAAGCTGAATCTAATTAATCGggtaaaaaaagtgaaaacggCTGTCAGTAATTTAATCGAACGTCAAAACAGCAATTTATGAACTGAACAATCAATCAAATTGAGCATGATTCTATAAAATGTGTCATTGTTGCACCTTTTGTCACCTTCTTCGGCAAAAGGTTAGTCTGTTTCCTGAGATGCTCGTCAATTGTTTAGTCTTCATGAAGGACGGAGTTCCGAGAGTCACACTATATTGTGAATCCATCCTCACCGAacctccggacgcagtggaccggcctcgtccctcaccctaaccACTGCGACAAGTGCAGTGGTGAGCTTTTTGGAGGAAttggtaaaatgcaaaaatgaaataaacttgCATTTTTGAAGACCATCTTTATTAAATTTCGTACATACAATAAACAATTAGCAAACAATGcccaaacaatgcagggtcccAAGAGAAACAATGCCCCGAAAGCTAAAAAGCAgccagtatatacatgtaggccataCATGATATTCTGGCACCACACTACTGTTGGCAAGTTTCACATGATGTAACTCATGGCGTCTGGGTAATCCCTGAATGCCCGTTTCATATCGACCTAAACTAATCTCTGGGCGAATGCGGGTATATTTTCGTTGAACATGTTCAAAACACGTTGTTTGCGTCATACAGATTTGTTTTTGGTAAAAAGGGACAAGCCTACTACGTATTCCGTGTGATGTATTCATCTGCCTCTTTTGTCACGGCGTCACAATGATGCTTGTCTTGTCCTTCATTACTCAATATTCAGTTTCTCCATGTTAGTGATGAGGAACGAAGCGaattctgaaaaatatcaaacagaTGTCCGAAAATGCGCTTTGCAACACTTCTGAAGCTCATCTAATATACCGACTTTAATCACAAGAATATCCCATAAAAACCTCAGTTAGTTTAGTTCACCAACAGCCTCCCAGGTGACCAAACTTGCTCCATTCAGTGCTGTCACCTAGGATGTAATACTTGAACTGAAACTATTAGACTTTCACTTTTAGCTCAGTTGACATGATTTTCTGGTTACTGATGTCAATATATCTGGTTTAGGAGGAACTATTTTTGTGGTAACTTTTGATTGATTTATCCCAGCTGAATCGATGATCAATGAAGCGGCTACACTTACCACCAACTTCGATGGCGCCATCATTGTTGGTGTCGGCTTCCTTGATGATCCCAGAGAGCAGCTGGTCCGTGAAGTCCCTCCAGATGTGACTGTCCCGCACGAACTGCCACAACTCATGCTTGTTCATCTTCCCGTCCTTATTTCTGTCCAGGTCCTTGAACATATCCTTTAGTCTACCCTGTGCCATCCAGGTTACAAACTCGACGTAATTCAGTTTACCGTCGTTTTCTGAAAGTGGAAGCAAATAATCCCCCATTTAAGAACTTCAGTTCAGTGTCCTGGCTTTCGAGATTGAAAGTCGATTTTGGCACACCGCACCTAACCTTTGCAAGAAATGTGTGCTCTTCTTATCAACACGATTAGTTCACAATTTTCTTGCTGAGAATATTAAGTTTTGAGTATTTCGTCTTGCAGAAAAAGCAATCAAATCGGGCCAACAGTCAATGAATTAGGGCTAGGATTACATAAAGCCGCCTATATTTGGGAAATGGAACTGGGTGCTCGACAATTCTTATACCGTATAAATAGATGCACATTCCTTTACACCATCGATACCTGTGTTTATACCTACTGGCTTTATCATATCTCTCCATGACGTCTGACATCATGAGTATCTCCTTTGTGTCGGTGCTCTGTGACTGCATCTCAAACAGATTGATATACCCATCGCCACTTGAATCAAACTTATCGAACTTCTTTTTGATACCTTCAAAATAAGCAGGTTAAGTCATGATCTGCagacaatatcatgatatcattaCTTTAAAGGGAGAGAATAGACAGGAGCTAACACCAGATTAAGGTACACAGAGTCGCCGATAGGTGTCTCTACAATCCCATCGCATGCACAAACTCGCGCTTGTTTGGGAATGTTTTTATTACCAAGTCAATCGCGTGGAGACCCCCGGCACTTGCATCTCAAAGTTCCTGACTATCTGACTGAATAGTTCCGTCTTTACTACTGTCAGCGATGTGGCTGAAGTCCTCCTTGCGATTACAGCGAAGTATTTGGAAATCTGGTACAGAGAAAAATGCTTCGGTAGCAGCTTAACAAACGTAGCCCCTACCTACCTAGAATTGTCTTCTGTTCTTCTTTGgtaattttgaataatttgatgaTCAGTTCTGTTAACGCAGTACCGGCAGCCTGGGgattaaagaaaaaattcatATCTCTGTGATGTGATATTCGACATACATTTGTTTCGTCAGCGCCGTGTAATACTTCTCGTTGACTCATTTATCTCCAGGCACAAGATGCATGCAGAAGAATATAAGAAAATGATTGCAAATGATTTACTAAGTTTTGTAAAAGGATCGCCCAAAATCACTTACTGTTGTCGATGTCATGGTGACAAAAAATTTGCTCCtgctgactttgaaaatttaacGTAAACTAGAAGGGCGAAGTGGAAACTCGGTAGTATTGGACAGATATGGCCCAGGAATGGGCAAAACATAACTGGACAATTATTATAGGCTACGTTGCGCTAATCTACCAACTTAACAATTGTAAGTCTTAAGCGGTA
Above is a window of Lineus longissimus chromosome 3, tnLinLong1.2, whole genome shotgun sequence DNA encoding:
- the LOC135485549 gene encoding uncharacterized protein LOC135485549 isoform X1 — translated: MTSTTAAGTALTELIIKLFKITKEEQKTILGIKKKFDKFDSSGDGYINLFEMQSQSTDTKEILMMSDVMERYDKAKNDGKLNYVEFVTWMAQGRLKDMFKDLDRNKDGKMNKHELWQFVRDSHIWRDFTDQLLSGIIKEADTNNDGAIEVGEFASFLITNMEKLNIE
- the LOC135485549 gene encoding uncharacterized protein LOC135485549 isoform X2; protein product: MQRSEAAGTALTELIIKLFKITKEEQKTILGIKKKFDKFDSSGDGYINLFEMQSQSTDTKEILMMSDVMERYDKAKNDGKLNYVEFVTWMAQGRLKDMFKDLDRNKDGKMNKHELWQFVRDSHIWRDFTDQLLSGIIKEADTNNDGAIEVGEFASFLITNMEKLNIE